From Actinoplanes oblitus, a single genomic window includes:
- a CDS encoding GGDEF domain-containing protein encodes MVEVVEGALVFGIIGSALLLPVARVAAGLARKPARNDGLTGLASPARFRAGSYRNLARAARTGKHSAVLVLDMNGFQEVNDTLGHRSGDQVLVEFAEVLKRCVRAPGLACRMGGDEFSVLLTDLDHPEQAYQVAGLIAAAMGPVVVGDRLIDLAAGIGVAVSAPGELTHDELVHRAGLAMHRAKSLGPGTRWAVWQESVEHQAAAAA; translated from the coding sequence TTGGTCGAGGTCGTCGAGGGCGCGCTGGTCTTCGGGATCATCGGGTCGGCGCTGCTGCTCCCGGTGGCCCGGGTGGCGGCCGGCCTGGCGCGCAAGCCGGCGCGGAACGACGGGCTGACCGGGCTCGCCAGCCCGGCGCGGTTCCGGGCCGGTTCGTACCGGAACCTGGCCCGGGCCGCCCGGACCGGCAAGCACTCGGCCGTCCTGGTGCTCGACATGAACGGGTTCCAGGAGGTCAACGACACCCTCGGGCACCGGTCGGGCGACCAGGTGCTGGTCGAGTTCGCCGAGGTGCTCAAACGGTGCGTCCGCGCGCCCGGGCTGGCCTGCCGGATGGGCGGCGACGAGTTCTCGGTGCTGCTGACCGACCTGGACCACCCGGAGCAGGCGTACCAGGTGGCCGGCCTGATCGCCGCCGCGATGGGCCCGGTCGTCGTCGGCGACAGGCTGATCGACCTGGCGGCCGGCATCGGCGTCGCCGTCTCGGCTCCGGGCGAGCTCACCCACGACGAGCTCGTGCACCGAGCCGGCCTGGCGATGCACCGCGCCAAGTCGCTCGGCCCGGGGACCCGCTGGGCCGTCTGGCAGGAATCCGTGGAACACCAGGCCGCCGCGGCGGCCTGA